A stretch of DNA from Coccidioides posadasii str. Silveira chromosome 1, complete sequence:
CTGGATGAAATATTTTCTCGGACTCTCCATtgttccaaaaaaaaaaaaaaaaaaaaaaaaaaaaagagagaaatggACTCCGTACAGTACATTGGTCGGGTTCCGTGCCTGCGAGCGCCTGGAGATCCTTTTCAGCATGGCAATCCCAGGGAATTGATTCTTTGGGATTTGCGAACTCCGTCCGTCCACCACGTTCAAAGAAGCTCACGATGGGCAGCGGCATGGCGTCCACCAGGGCTGGTCGTTTTCGAGATACATATGCATGCGATCATGATATGTGGAAGTGTATGCAAGTATGTATATGTATTCCTCCTAGCGCCTTGGCATGTCGGATTCGCGTGGAGGAAAAGGTGTGTAATCTATGCGTCACGGCGCTGTATTGTGCTGGAATAGTGCAGTAACAGAGATACAACATtcggagtactccgtacatagaCGGAGCAAAACCGTTTCCCTCCCCCGTACGGAAGTATACGGAGTGCGCCGGAAGGGAGGAAGCGAGAACGAAACAAGGCAGCAGGTAGGCCTGACGATGCTGTGttggttttcttctttgggCTACTGGAGCACGTTTACGTGGCGGACACCTGATGATTTGTCACAAAAACGAGCCAAAAATCCTTTCTAGTTATGTTACATATTCCATCCGAAAAGTTGGCGGAGTTTGTGTTGGAGGTAGAAGTATGTACGTATAAACTCACACACCCATGGCACAGGGGCATTGTGTAAAATTCCCCCTTGGCAACGCTGTGCGGGGAGAACACTTCTCCCGAGACCTgatatatatttttatcAACCTTTGCTTCTCTCGAAGCACGAGCACAGGAAATAGGTATGTAGAGAATCGaaagggggaggggggaagaaCAGCTGGTGGTAAAAATAGCCCCCAACTTGTCGCACAGTGGAACAAtacaggaaaagaaaggaggaCAGCAGGCGAACTCTAAATAAGCATAATCTTTATCTGGGGGGGAAGTAAAATTACAGCGCCTTCCAGAACGGCCCGGCCggaaagaaaatgtgcaCCGAAgaaagcagcagcagcgagCACGAGGATGCCACGTGAGGGCAGTTACCGCTAGTAACGTTACCTGAACCAGGCGCAGCGGAATGGCCGCGATCCGGCTTCCGTTGCCAGTCGGCCAATCATAGCGCGATACCGTATTATGTAAGACACCTCCATCGTAACAATACTCTTTTCGTAACatcggtacggagtacatttaGCGCTGCTCCCATACATACTGTACGGCCGCCTGCCCAGCAGCGCAAGGGGCCCGCCGCGGCGAGCTGTCACAAGGCGAGAAAAGGGCCTGGAAGGTCCCCGGAACCGGGCCCCCAAACGAACCCTAAAAGCCCAACCGTACCGAAGGCCGGCTCTCCACAACACCCCCCCGGTGTCAGATTCAGTTCAGCACCGGAAGCTGCGTCGCTGCCGGCTCCGAGTGGGTAACTTTGTCGCAAGTCCCAAGATGTATCTGTGTCCGtcatatttttttatttttgtgttttttttttcttcgcTCAGCCCCAGGGACGGAGAGATTCAGCTTTGTCTGTCCcgtctcttttctctcttttctctctgtttccttttgaactctttttctcttccatcCGTTCCGTTCGCCGGGTTCTGCaacttttccttctcttgtgcctctccttttttttttttttttttcgtttttcatttttcccttttcgGGGATATTGCCATATATAGAGAGAAATACGTACCTAATTGTtctttgcttctttgatTCGACGGCATTTGAAGTCTAGAGTAGATCagtttctttctctctcgttctctctctcactctctctcacacacacacacacacacacacaatcTTCCTTCCCAGAAGCTCAGTCTTCCCCGTCTTGGGGTGTTTCCAATAAGTCCTGTGTTGAGTTCCCTCTGTATTCGCCGTGACGTGGGAAGAGGGTGGCTTATAGACATTCAATTCTTCCCTTCCGTCGTGCAGACATATGGGATATCCTGAAAGgacaaaaggaaaagaaaagaaaacggcaaatagaaaaagaagcaaccCTGACCGCTAGGAGTCCCAATTCCTAGTCCAAATATGGCCAACGCGCCACCGCCCTTCGGCGTCTCTGCGCTGGCAGCGGACACCGGCGCAAACTTTCAGGACACCGTCTCCTCCCAGACAGAAGTCAATGGCTCGGAATTCCAGGCAAAAACATATGGAGACGAGACAAAGCCCAGCACGGCAAGTTCTGTCACCGCGGGGAAGATCTCAGAGCTGGACGACGGCGACAATGGGATAACCAAGGACCAGGAGCACGAGATCGTCGACCTGGCCCGCCGGGTCTCCCGCCTGTCGAGACGGAGCAGCGTCTACAACCACGACAACGTTGTCAATCCCTTCCTGGACGCCGAGGCTGACCCGGAGCTGAATCCCGGCGACAAGCAGTTCAAGCCCCGCAAGTGGCTCAAGACCATTCTGCAGATCCAGTCCAGGGATCCGGAGAGGTTCCCCAAGCGCACCGCCGGTGTGTCCTTTAGGAATATGAACGTCTATGGATATGGAACCGCGGCGGATTACCAGGCCGACGTTGCGAATACTCCTCTCAAGGCCGTCGGCGGTATCAAGCAGCTCTTGGGCCTTGGCAAGAAGGTCCGCATTGACATCCTCCGAAACTTTGAGGGTCTGGTCAAGAGTGGTGAAATGCTCGTGGTGTTGGGGCGCCCCGGCAGGtaagcttttttttttccctttcccaAAACCTTGTgtttatataaaatatacTATCCCCCTTGTGTTCTTGATGGGCTGATTGGGTTTGCTAGTGGCTGCTCCACGTTCCTCAAAACCCTCGCAGGGGAGACCCACGGTTTATATCTAGATGAAGGAAATGACATCCAGTATCAGGGTGTCTCCTGGAACCAAATGCACAAAAACTTCCGGGGTGAGGTGATATACCAGGCTGAAACTGAGACCCATTTCCCCCAGATGACCGCAGGTGACACATTGTATTTCGCTGCGCGGGCCCGTGCACCCGTCAACCGCTTGCCGGGAGTTACACGGCAGCAGTACGCAGAGCACATGCGGGATGTTGTGATGTCCATGCTCAGTCTGTCCCACACGATGAACACCAAGGTCGGAAACGAGTATATTCGAGGTGTCTCGGGTGGTGAGAGAAAGCGTATCAGTATCGCAGAGACAACGCTGAGCGGGAGTCCCCTGCAGTGCTGGGACAACAGTACCCGTGGTCTCGACAGCTCCACCGCGCTCGAATTCGTCAAGTCGCTGCGTCTATCAACACAGTATTCCGGTACCACCGCCATCGTGGCCATTTACCAGGCCGGTCAGGCTATCTATGATGTAAGTTTCTGTGCCTTTGCTGGCCGGGGCCGGACATTGAGTTGTATCTATGTACGTGGTTTCGGCTAACTTAGAAGTAGATATTCGATAAAGCTATTGTTCTCTATGAAGGTCGCCAGATCTACTTTGGCAATGCTGTCCGTGCCAAACATTACTTCATCGAGATGGGCTTCGAATGTCCAGATCGCCAGACCACCGCCGACTTCCTTACATCAATCACCAATCCCGCAGAGCGCCGCATTCGCCCTGGTTTTCAGAACAGAGTCCCTCAGACGCCGGATGAGTTCGCTGAGCGCTGGAGGAACAGCCCCGAACGTCAGGCACTGTTGGCCAAGATTGAGGAATACAATGCTGAATTTCCCCTCGATGGCGCACAGTTGGAGAAGTTTCAACAGTCCAGGCAGGCAGAGAAGTCCAAGGCCGTTCGCAAATCGTCACCGTATACGTTGTCGTTCTGGCAACAGGTCCAGCTCTGTATCTGGAGAGGATTCGTTCGTCTCAAGGGCGACATGTCCATGACGCTGACCAGTGTCATCGGAAACATCGTCCTGTCTCTGATCATTTCAAGCGTATTTTACAACCAGCCAGATAACACCAATTCGTTCTTCGGTCGCGGttctctgcttttcttcgCCATTCTCATGAACGGCTTTGCGAGCTCGTTGGAGATCTTGACCCTCTGGCATCAGCGCCCCATCGTCGAGAAGCACGACAAGTACGCCCTCTACCATCCATCAGCCGAAGCTATCAGTTCGATGATCGTGGATCTTCCTTCCAAGGCAATTGTGGCAATCGTGTTCAACCTAATCCTGTACTTTATGGTCAACCTGCGCAGGACGCCTGGTCACTTCTTTGTCTTCTTCCTGTTCTCCATCTCAACAACGCTGACCATGTCCAACATCTTCCGCACCATCGGAGCCATTTCTAGAACTCTTGCACAGGCCTTGGTTCCATCTTCGATTTTCATGCTGGCGTTGGTCATCTATACCGGCTTTACGATCCCCGTTCGAGATATGCGTCCGTGGTTCAAGTGGATTAGCTATCTCAACCCAATCCAGTATGCATTCGAATCGCTGATGATCAACGAGTTTCACGATCGCCGATTTCCCTGCGCGATGTTCGTACCCATGGGCCCTTCATACACGAATGCTACGGGAGATTCGATCATCTGTGGTGCTACGGGTGCCCGGCCGGGCGAGGATTTTGTCGACGGCGATACGTTCTTGAACATCACTTATGGTTACTATGCATCTCATCTCTGGAGAAATCTGGGTATCATCTTTgcattcttctttttcttcttggtTACTTACATCGGTGCGACCGAGCTCATCAAGGCCAAACCGTCGAAGGGAGAGATTCTCGTGTTCCCAAGAGGCAAGGTGCCATCGTATCTGAAGAGTAAGAAGAATTCCGATGACCCTGAATCCGCTGAAACCGTGAACGAGAAGCAGAAACTCGAGTCTACCGGACATGGCCAGGTCGGTGCGATCGTGAAGCAGACATCCATTTTCCACTGGCAGGACGTCTGTTATGATATCAAGATTAAAAATCAGCCGCGCAGGATTCTGAACAACATTGATGGATGGGTCAAGCCTGGCACTCTGACTGCTCTCATGGGCGTCTCGGGTGCGGGGAAGACGACGCTGCTTGACGTCTTGGCGGATCGTGTCACCATGGGCGTAGTCACTGGCGAGATGCTAGTCGATGGGCGCATCCGCGACGACTCGTTCCAGCGGAAAACAGGCTACGTCCAGCAGCAGGATCTTCATCTGGAGATCAGCACTGTTCGTGAGGCCTTGATTTTCTCTGCTCTGCTTCGACAGCCCGCGACCACTCCTCGTGCGGAAAAGATTGCCTACGTTGAAGAAGTCATCAAGATGCTCGGTATGGAAGAATACGCTGATGCTGTTGTCGGCGTGTTGGGCGAAGGGTTGAACGTTGAACAACGCAAACGTTTGACTATTGGTGTCGAGATCGCTGCGAAACCGGATCTGCTCTTGTTCTTTGACGAGCCCACCTCCGGCCTCGACAGTCAAACGGCTTGGTCTATCTGTACATTGATGCGCAAGCTCGCGGACCACGGACAAGCTATCCTGTGCACTATCCACCAGCCGTCAGCGATGCTGATGCAGGAATTCGATCGATTGCTCTTCCTGGCTGCTGGCGGCAAAACCGTCTACTTCGGCGAGCTCGGCAAGAACATGAGCACTCTGATCGATTATTTCGAAAACAACGGATCTCCCAAGTGTCCTCCTAATGCCAATCCGGCTGAATGGATGTTGGAGGTCATTGGTGCTGCACCTGGATCTTACACCGATAAGGACTGGTCTCAAGTTTGGAATAACAGCCCTGAGCGCGCCGAGGTTCGTCGCCAGTTGGCGGAGATGAAAGCAGAATTGTCCGAGAAACCTCAGGCTCCTCGCTCGGCTGGATATGGTGAATTTGCAATGCCGTTTTGGCAGCAGTATCTCATTGTTCAGCATCGGATGTTCCAGCAGTACTGGCGCAGTCCGGAGTATATCTACTCGAAGCTTTGTCTGTGCATTGTCCCGGTATGTAGGCTGAATGCTGCtcccccttctctctctctctctatctctctctctctctctgtgtgtgtatATGTGTATTGGCATGCTCTCTAACTTTGGTGCAGACGCTCTTTATCGGCTTTACTTTTTACAAGGAACCCACCAGTCTCCAGGGCTTGCAGAATCAAATGTTCGCCATCTTCATGTTCTTGATTCTCTTCCCCAACCTTGTCCAGCAAATGATGCCGTACTTTGTCACCCAACGATCTCTGTATGAAGTGCGCGAACGACCGTCAAAGGCATATTCATGGAAAGCTTTTATGCTTTCGAGTGTCTTGGTTGAACTTCCCTGGAATACTTTGATGGCTGTTCCTGCATTTTTCTGTTGGTACTATCCGATCGGCTTCCACCGCAATGCCATTGCGTCGGATGCAGTAACCGAGCGTAGTGGGACTATGTTCCTGCTCGTATGGATCTTCCTCATGTTCAGCTCTACATTTAGCTCTATGATCATCGCGGGTGTTGAGCTTGCAGAGACCGGTGGAAACCTGGCCCAACTGCTCTTCTCTCTAACCTTGATCTTCTGCGGGTAAGCTCTGCTAATCTCCCTATAATTATGACCACAGCGACAGATCCCTAACAAGGAGAAAAAACTCTAAACAGTGTCCTGGCGACTCCACAAGCAATGCCCCGGTTCTGGATCTTCATGTACCGCCTTTCGCCCTTCACGTACTACGTCTCGGCCGTGCTATCCACCGGTGTCGCGAACACGAATGTCAACTGCTCTGCGCGCGAATTTCTTCGACTCATCCCACCCGCTGGCCAGACGTGTGGCCAGTATCTCCATGACTACATGCTGCTAGCGGGTGGTGCCCTTCTGAATCCGGAGTCTACCTCTGCATGCGATTTCTGTCCCGTGAAAGACACAAACACATTCCTAGAACAggtcaatatcagatattcTGAGCGGTGGAGGAATATTGGCATTTTGTTCGTGTACATCTTCGTCAACGTGATCGGGGCCATCGGCTTTTACTGGCTGCTGCGAGTACCAAAGACAGGATTGTTCAAGAAGAAGGCGAAGAAAGACTAAGGGACGGAAGAAAATAAACATAAAAACCTAGGAGCAAAGGGAAACGCGGGAGGGTCAGGCCTGTCTCTCCTGATTCTGCCtgccccccttttttttttgtttcggCTCCTTTTCCGTCACAGCCAACCCATATTAATCTCAATGGTGCATTGTTGTGTGAATACTTattgttttccttttgttatatatatttttttgacATGTTAATTATTGCGTCCCTTTTGGCAGGGGGCCCTTGCATATTTTGGAATAAGCACATAGACTATACTATCCCCTTTTTGCCCTTGTTCTTGTGTTTGATTCCCGCAGTATAGTTCCATGCGTCAATTTGTCCCTTGTACGGAGAACTCCGCATCAAAGCctttgcaaaaaaaaaaaaaaaaagaaaaaaaaagaaaagaaaaggaaaagttTAACTCTTGATTCTTCCCAACATTTCCTCAGGGGTCCACGTGGCATGAGaatcctttctttttccttttccttttagTCTGGACTCATGTTGATTCGTCGCACAACATGGATAGGAATCCTAGGACAGTAAATggccccaaaaaaaaaaaaaaaaaaaaaaaaaaaaaaaagaaaaagaaaaagaaaaaaaagagcacCGGGGGAACGGCTTATCTTCAgttgcttttcttttgggAGGGTCTGTCATTTTTCGTCGTCGAATGACAGGGAAGCAAGTTGGCGATAGCGCGCCGTTTTGCATCAGGTACCCTGTACGGAGTGCTCTGGAGTTCTCTAAGTAAGGGCTCGCACTTCCTGTCAGTAAAAGGGGTATCGCAGACGTGGATCCGTTCACGGAGTCGCCGATTGCAAAAAGTTTAAAATTAAATTTATAGCTTGCAAATGTTAATATTCAGTAATGAGTCCCAGGTCCCGACGGAGGGCAATTTTGAATTTTTCTGTCTcccctcttttctttttttggcgCTTCGTACTGAAAACGGAGTCGTCCGTCATGCGTTCAGGAAGACGAGTGGAAGGGATCGTCCGTTTTTGGGCTTCATTCCGGCTTTGGTGTTTAACTTAATTGTGGTTTTGGCGACTCAGGTGGAGGGGGGAGCGACGATCTCGACTCACCACCTGTTCGCGTGCCCTGCCATAGGGATGAACGAAGGTTCATAGCCTGGGTCCTTTTCTGCGACGACTCGCGACGGATTGGGTCCCAGCGACGATTTGCTTCTGTGGAGTAATACCCCGTACTTCGTTGCTCCGTATGGAGGACTTTGCACCCTGAATCCCAGACCGTACTATGTTGGTCCTGCATGGGTAGCGTGCTTGAATGAATGTCTGAGTGTTTGCGATCGTCCAGGTTGGGATTTTGGGTTTCGAGTGGGAGGAAGCCAAGTCAGCTCCAACGGGAATTTGAGTGATACATGAGCTGCGTCCAAAGTCACTGGAGGTATTGGAGAGTTGGGGACCTGGGAAATCTTAAGGATGAATCGGGGGGTTTTGAGATAACGCATGTCTGTTTGAATCAGCGacagcctttttttttttcgcaaGGCTTCGGAAGTTCCAATGTGCTCTTTTGCCTGTTTTATCTGTGGTGTGTTGGTTGATTCAATTTTTGTTTCGCTACTCTATGCTCTGCAGTGAGATGTTCGACAGCCATGTGTATGTCTGGGAGGATGGAAACCCCTATCTGTCACAAGCAACCTCCATTTTCCATTCAGAACATGAATTCTGCGGGACTCCCGGCCGTCATCTGTTGGTTAGCGGCATCACCAGCAGTTAACTCATGTCTAGCtactttctttctttccttcttctccctttttccttttttttcttctttttttttttttttttttttttttttttttttaaactaCCTGGACGACTGACGGGGTCCTGTCCCGGTCATTCGAGCCGATGCCTGCAGATTTGCATTCAGTGTCAGCTTCCAATCACCTGGTTCGGCGGGAGTATCGGgaaatggaaaaaaaaaaaaaaaaaaaaaaaaaaaaaattaattcAGGAACTAAATTAGAACTTGGAGAGCCAAGGGTTTGTTTTGCGCAAAGGCCGTGAGTTTTGAAACTTGCCATGGGGGCCATCGGAGCTTGGCCAGGGATGCTCCGATAACGTATGGTCGAAGCGCAGCAAGGTGAGAGTCATCCACACACGGGCCTCTCAAACGGGagaatattgaagctgcgaAGTTCACGGACAAGCGTCCCCGATGCTTCCTGTGACAGGATGCATGATGGACGGTTCGCCTTCGAAACGGGGATGCTATGAATCACGTTTTCGGGCGAAGACGCCGATATCTCCAAGCAAGTTCTCCGTATCCCGTAACGAGCCATTCTTCGGCCTGCGGAATGAGAGGGTGGAGGAGaactcaaaaaaaaaaaaaggcggcGAGGTGTGATGGATGATAAACCCCCCCAAGCAGCTAATATCAGCATCACTTTGAAACAACTCTCACGTTTTGTGCTCATCCGCAACACAGCCTTTCTTCATCTCATGTTTCCACCAGAATTACATCATGATCACGAACAAAGACACCCCCCAACCCCCCCCCAGATGCCTTATTTTTAGCTCGAATCGAATGACGCAGGAATATTTCTGATTCGTTCAGCGGAAGTATGGCCGGTCGAAGCCATCCCGGTGAAGTAGCCATCCCAAGTGTAGGAAAAGAGAGCGATTGGCCCAAGGACGAACTTTGAGTGTCGCCCCCCGCGAGAGCACCCAACGCACAGATGGGTTTTTCGGTAGTTCCAATGTTGGTAGGCATCTGTAACTTTGGAGCATGCTGCCTGTCTGCCTTTCACCCCAAACAAGGCCCTTGCATTGTGTGGTTGAGCGCTGTGGTTTACCATGTCTTTGCCAGATCCTGCATCAAAAAAAACAATTCTACATGTCGGGCGCAAGCCACTTTCAACCTACGGGCTTCCACAGAACAAGTAACAATAACCCAGTGCAGAGATGTCCGAGTGAGTTTGCCATGTGCAAGTGGAAAGTTGAAACGTTGCAGGATATGCCACCAGTCGACCTCCTTCTCATTCGCCAGGCGTtggcttttcttcttctcaccaCCACCCAAGTTAACTCTCTTAGCCACAGTATACCGACAAGCTTCCCCAGGTTAGAAGGGTTTGTTggcacacacacactctctctctgattCTTCATGCCTCGACTCAAATTTGAGAAAAGCCGCCTGTCGTGACCCAGCGGCATTCAAACTTAAGCTTCAAGGTTGGGAAGAGTTAACTTAACCAAAAGCCAAAACTTTCGCTGAGCCCGCTCCCGAAAGTCATTGCACCGCCCAGGCTGCCCGCGAGGATCGGCTGGAGGCGCGTCTGTGGACGTTAAGCCGTTGCTGGGTGGGGCGGTGCTGTCCGCTGCCTTCTTCCGCCCCATTTTCTTGATCTTGTACGCCGTGCTCCGTACAGAGAGCAAAAGTCGAATCTGTTGCTGTTCATGTCACAGCGCTTTGGGGAATGCCTTGTGTGCCTTGGTGCGCGTGTGGAGGAACTTTTTGGATGCAAGAAAGGTTACAGAATCAGGCCCCCAGGGTTATGGCTATGGAGAGGCAGCTTCGAATATTTTTTGCGTGTTTCGGCATTTTTCCGCATGTTTCTGCATGTTTCCGTGTGTTTGGGTGTGCTTGAGATGCGAAACTCCCCCCAGGCGTGGTGGGACGCCTTTTcccttaaaaaaaaaaggaactaTTGAAGCCTAATCCAAGACCAGAGACGATCATCATTATCGTCAACTTGTAACCACCTCCATATGCATGTCAGGCCTTCCGCCCTACTGCTTGTTGCTTGATTGACTGCAATTATTTTGTGCaaagcctttttttttatttcccCTCCCTCTGGGGGCAGTGAACATGCCACTCAAACCTTCACCATGTTGTTTGTAACTCGATATCTTTTTTTATCGGTCGTGCTTTGTAGTCACACAAGATCCAAGGATTAGTTAGTCATCGGCCCACGATACTTCATGGATGGGAGATTggttccttttttcttttttcgtTGCTCTGTACCCTTTCATTCAAGGTCCCTCTCGAAGCGAGAGATCCTGACTTGCAATCACAACGGAGACATGAGCCCATTGGTATATGCAACTTATGTAAACCAGCCCACCAGGGTTTTGACTGACAAGGACAAGGGGGCTGTTCCGACCAGTGAGGTTATTGGAATGCCAATTGGGGGAAAAGCGCTGCGGCAGGTTCGCCTTTACCTGCACGAAAGTCACCGCACCGTATCTCGACCATCATTTTTCCGGCGACATGGTACCTTCTCGGTACGAACCACCCATGTGCAGGGTGATCATCCCAATCTCCAGGCTTCTTAGGCGGCGGAAGGACGCAGACTGGTGGTTGCCACCCTCTTCCGCTGTCAAATGGGGTTCCCTCGAGTGGACGATCCCCTGGCACAACCGAGGGCCAATGGGAATCGAGTGGACATCGGATGCTTCATCGCTCTTTGGCTGCTAGGGTCGTCGCCACGCTGGCTGCATGACCCCGGGGTGGGCAGAATTTGGCAGAACAAGGTCGTCCCAGATCACCGTGCTTTGAAACCTCTAAGCCCTTGCCCCTTGGCATTTGGATTCCACCCTGCTCAGAAGAGGCAGCCATTTCGTCTGTGCATCTGCAGAGGCCGATGCGAGCTCATCGTTATCACCCTGGCACTCGCTGTTGCCGCTGCGCCGTGCGCTTGACCGACAAAACAATGCTACGAAACAGAGGGCGATCATCGAACAGCGCTCCAAAAAATATCGCTTCTATCTTATTGGTCTGCCGTCTCCATCAACGACGACGAGAAATTTAGCGACGGGCCCGAAGCCAAAAAAGGCCCATTAGCTTGAGTGGTGCGCTGCTCGTATCTAAATAAAGGGCAACCAAATCTGGTGCGTTCCTGTCCGCAACGAAGGTTGAGGGCGGACTGCAAGGGGTGGTGCACTGCACTGTTCTCCCATCTCGTGACAgtcaaaaaaggaaaaaagaaaaaaaaaaaagaataggTGAAAACTGGTGTTTCGCTGATTTGCTTTTTGCACCCTGGCCGTCCTGCATCATTGGCCCCTTTCGAGCCCAGAGTTGCGAATGAGAGCAGGGATGACGCTGCCGCGATGTCCCCTGTGAGCCCTGCACAGGAATATTTCCCGGGCTTGAGGGACGTGAGGCTCTGCTCGATGGCTCTCCAATCATCATCTGccctcttctctccctctcttctcttttcttttttcgcACGGAGTATCATCGTCGAGACGAGAAGAAGGGGGCGAACGCCTCCACATCCAATCCCATGCTCAGACTTTGCAAACCGCAGATTTCATTTCATCACGAATACTGCAGGCTTACCCGTATCAGGAAAAACGTATGCTGTCTTCCCCCAGTGGGCCGTTGACCCGTGTATTGGGTCAGGCATATGTATGgcctttttttgcttttttctgCCTCCATAACAAAGCATTTATTACGGAGTACCGAGTCCATACTCATCGGCACGGGTGACCGCGCCTCCTTCACTATGTACCCCGGTGGATCGCTCAATGCTTGCTTGCATTACTCGTGGAGAG
This window harbors:
- the MDR3 gene encoding ABC multidrug transporter mdr3 (EggNog:ENOG410PFN7~COG:Q~TransMembrane:13 (i535-556o571-591i612-635o647-666i678-697o783-804i1204-1224o1236-1259i1280-1306o1326-1348i1360-1379o1391-1408i1476-1497o)), with amino-acid sequence MANAPPPFGVSALAADTGANFQDTVSSQTEVNGSEFQAKTYGDETKPSTASSVTAGKISELDDGDNGITKDQEHEIVDLARRVSRLSRRSSVYNHDNVVNPFLDAEADPELNPGDKQFKPRKWLKTILQIQSRDPERFPKRTAGVSFRNMNVYGYGTAADYQADVANTPLKAVGGIKQLLGLGKKVRIDILRNFEGLVKSGEMLVVLGRPGSGCSTFLKTLAGETHGLYLDEGNDIQYQGVSWNQMHKNFRGEVIYQAETETHFPQMTAGDTLYFAARARAPVNRLPGVTRQQYAEHMRDVVMSMLSLSHTMNTKVGNEYIRGVSGGERKRISIAETTLSGSPLQCWDNSTRGLDSSTALEFVKSLRLSTQYSGTTAIVAIYQAGQAIYDIFDKAIVLYEGRQIYFGNAVRAKHYFIEMGFECPDRQTTADFLTSITNPAERRIRPGFQNRVPQTPDEFAERWRNSPERQALLAKIEEYNAEFPLDGAQLEKFQQSRQAEKSKAVRKSSPYTLSFWQQVQLCIWRGFVRLKGDMSMTLTSVIGNIVLSLIISSVFYNQPDNTNSFFGRGSLLFFAILMNGFASSLEILTLWHQRPIVEKHDKYALYHPSAEAISSMIVDLPSKAIVAIVFNLILYFMVNLRRTPGHFFVFFLFSISTTLTMSNIFRTIGAISRTLAQALVPSSIFMLALVIYTGFTIPVRDMRPWFKWISYLNPIQYAFESLMINEFHDRRFPCAMFVPMGPSYTNATGDSIICGATGARPGEDFVDGDTFLNITYGYYASHLWRNLGIIFAFFFFFLVTYIGATELIKAKPSKGEILVFPRGKVPSYLKSKKNSDDPESAETVNEKQKLESTGHGQVGAIVKQTSIFHWQDVCYDIKIKNQPRRILNNIDGWVKPGTLTALMGVSGAGKTTLLDVLADRVTMGVVTGEMLVDGRIRDDSFQRKTGYVQQQDLHLEISTVREALIFSALLRQPATTPRAEKIAYVEEVIKMLGMEEYADAVVGVLGEGLNVEQRKRLTIGVEIAAKPDLLLFFDEPTSGLDSQTAWSICTLMRKLADHGQAILCTIHQPSAMLMQEFDRLLFLAAGGKTVYFGELGKNMSTLIDYFENNGSPKCPPNANPAEWMLEVIGAAPGSYTDKDWSQVWNNSPERAEVRRQLAEMKAELSEKPQAPRSAGYGEFAMPFWQQYLIVQHRMFQQYWRSPEYIYSKLCLCIVPTLFIGFTFYKEPTSLQGLQNQMFAIFMFLILFPNLVQQMMPYFVTQRSLYEVRERPSKAYSWKAFMLSSVLVELPWNTLMAVPAFFCWYYPIGFHRNAIASDAVTERSGTMFLLVWIFLMFSSTFSSMIIAGVELAETGGNLAQLLFSLTLIFCGVLATPQAMPRFWIFMYRLSPFTYYVSAVLSTGVANTNVNCSAREFLRLIPPAGQTCGQYLHDYMLLAGGALLNPESTSACDFCPVKDTNTFLEQVNIRYSERWRNIGILFVYIFVNVIGAIGFYWLLRVPKTGLFKKKAKKD